Proteins encoded by one window of Elusimicrobiota bacterium:
- a CDS encoding ATP-binding cassette domain-containing protein, which translates to MFSKPSAFNKAVDDVSFSVDRKETIGLVGESGCGKTTLGRTVLKLMDATAGEVLFHDKNVFELNDADLKDFHKKVQIIFQDPYSSLNPRMKISSIITEGLIIHSEIKKREIKEKAKELMDLVGLSGELIDRYPHEFSGGQRQRIGIARAVALQPEYIICDEPVSSLDVSVQAQIINLLIDLQKKFNLGYIFISHDLSVVRYISHKIAVMYFGKIVEFCESGELFNNPLHPYTKLLLSSVPEKHKLGKAEDEKPAVTDILGCSFYQRCPEAKPECKEMPQELKDIGGGHKVSCILIK; encoded by the coding sequence ATGTTTTCGAAACCGTCCGCTTTCAATAAAGCGGTTGATGACGTTTCTTTTTCAGTAGATAGAAAAGAAACCATCGGGCTTGTGGGTGAATCTGGCTGCGGCAAAACAACTTTGGGAAGAACTGTTTTAAAACTGATGGATGCTACCGCAGGCGAAGTCCTGTTTCATGATAAAAATGTTTTTGAATTAAATGATGCCGATTTGAAGGATTTCCACAAAAAAGTGCAAATAATTTTTCAGGACCCGTACAGCTCGCTCAATCCAAGAATGAAAATATCCTCAATTATCACTGAAGGGTTGATTATCCATTCGGAAATCAAAAAAAGAGAAATCAAAGAAAAAGCGAAAGAACTGATGGACTTAGTAGGGCTTTCAGGAGAACTGATTGACAGATACCCGCATGAATTCAGCGGCGGCCAGCGCCAGAGAATAGGCATAGCCCGGGCAGTCGCATTACAGCCGGAATATATTATCTGCGACGAACCAGTTTCATCGCTGGATGTTTCTGTCCAGGCTCAAATCATCAATCTGTTAATCGATTTACAGAAAAAATTCAATTTAGGCTATATTTTCATTTCGCATGATTTGAGCGTTGTAAGGTATATCAGCCACAAAATCGCGGTAATGTATTTTGGCAAAATAGTTGAATTCTGTGAAAGCGGCGAGCTTTTTAATAATCCTTTGCACCCCTATACAAAACTTTTGTTATCCTCCGTGCCGGAAAAACACAAATTAGGCAAAGCAGAGGATGAAAAACCAGCCGTTACCGACATTTTAGGCTGTTCTTTTTATCAAAGATGCCCTGAAGCAAAACCTGAGTGTAAAGAAATGCCGCAAGAATTAAAAGATATCGGAGGAGGCCATAAAGTTTCATGCATACTAATAAAATAA
- a CDS encoding ABC transporter substrate-binding protein: MHTNKIIVSLVLLFFIFTGCGKKIITENTIRLPMPTDIKGFDPAYSEDLYSNTAMSQIYEPLMQYAYLERPYKVEPCLAESMPEISADGLIYTFKIKKGVVFQDDSCFKETNGKGRELTADDFIYSFKRIADVKNRSTGWWVFDNKIEGLNEFREKSKTSTDYSREISGLKAVDKYTLKVKLLKPYPQFLYILTMTYTATVPQEAVNFYAQEFINHPVGTGPYKLDHWTRNSEIVFIKNPAYRKEYYPSKGEENDKSAGLLNDSGKQIPFIDKIVYTIFLEQQPMWLNFLKGEIDRSGIPKDNYSSAISPAKELVPELAKKGIQLWKVPSLDTTYTGFNMEDPILGKNKKLRQAICLACDINKTIELFYNGRAIAAQTPIPPGLDGYDPDFKNQFQNHDLSLAKKYLAEAGYPGGKGLPPLTFEASGSDTTSRQISEMFKKEMEEIGIRININFNTWPEFLGKMNTKRAQIFGLAWAADYPDAENFLQLFYGPNGAPGPNNTNFNNPEFNKLYKKISTMNPSPERTRIYKQMVKIIVEECPWALGAHRLSFALNYKWIKNYKPNDVASGTAKYLRIDTQERAKMLKELF, translated from the coding sequence ATGCATACTAATAAAATAATAGTGTCATTAGTGTTATTATTCTTCATTTTCACCGGGTGCGGTAAAAAAATAATTACAGAAAACACAATCCGCCTGCCAATGCCAACCGACATAAAAGGTTTTGACCCGGCATATTCAGAAGACCTTTACTCAAATACTGCTATGTCACAAATTTATGAACCCTTAATGCAATATGCCTATCTTGAACGGCCCTATAAGGTTGAACCCTGCCTTGCTGAGAGCATGCCGGAAATTTCTGCTGATGGCCTAATATATACTTTTAAAATCAAAAAAGGTGTTGTTTTCCAGGATGATTCCTGCTTTAAAGAAACAAATGGCAAAGGCAGAGAACTCACAGCGGATGATTTTATCTATTCATTCAAACGCATTGCTGATGTAAAAAACCGTTCAACCGGCTGGTGGGTATTTGATAATAAAATTGAAGGGTTGAATGAATTCAGGGAAAAATCAAAAACATCTACAGATTATAGCCGAGAAATCAGCGGGCTTAAAGCTGTTGATAAATATACGCTAAAGGTAAAACTCTTAAAACCCTACCCGCAATTTTTATACATCCTCACCATGACATACACGGCCACAGTACCTCAAGAAGCGGTAAATTTTTATGCACAAGAGTTTATCAATCATCCGGTAGGTACCGGGCCTTATAAACTGGATCATTGGACAAGAAACTCTGAAATTGTTTTTATAAAAAACCCTGCCTACAGAAAAGAATATTACCCTTCTAAAGGCGAAGAAAATGACAAATCAGCCGGCCTGCTTAACGATTCAGGAAAACAAATTCCTTTTATTGATAAAATCGTTTACACAATATTTTTAGAGCAACAGCCCATGTGGCTGAATTTCCTGAAAGGAGAAATTGACCGCTCCGGAATTCCAAAAGATAACTATAGCAGCGCAATTTCACCTGCAAAAGAACTGGTCCCTGAACTGGCAAAAAAGGGAATCCAGCTTTGGAAAGTTCCTTCTCTGGATACTACTTACACCGGATTTAACATGGAAGACCCTATTCTCGGCAAAAACAAAAAATTGCGCCAGGCTATATGTTTGGCTTGTGATATCAACAAAACTATCGAATTGTTTTACAACGGCCGCGCTATAGCCGCACAAACGCCTATTCCACCGGGATTGGACGGTTATGACCCCGATTTTAAAAACCAGTTTCAAAACCATGATCTCTCTCTCGCGAAAAAATACCTGGCTGAAGCCGGGTATCCGGGCGGGAAAGGCTTGCCGCCTTTGACTTTTGAAGCAAGCGGATCCGACACAACCTCGCGCCAGATTTCTGAAATGTTTAAAAAGGAAATGGAAGAAATCGGGATAAGAATAAATATCAATTTCAATACCTGGCCTGAATTTTTGGGGAAAATGAACACAAAACGCGCGCAGATTTTTGGGCTCGCCTGGGCCGCTGACTATCCGGACGCAGAAAATTTCTTACAGCTTTTTTACGGGCCCAATGGCGCACCCGGCCCCAACAACACAAACTTTAACAATCCTGAATTTAACAAACTTTACAAAAAAATCAGCACTATGAATCCTTCGCCGGAAAGGACAAGAATTTATAAGCAGATGGTTAAAATAATCGTTGAAGAATGCCCCTGGGCTTTGGGCGCGCATAGATTATCCTTTGCCCTTAATTATAAATGGATTAAAAATTATAAGCCGAATGATGTTGCTTCAGGCACAGCAAAATATTTAAGAATAGACACGCAGGAACGCGCAAAAATGCTCAAAGAATTATTCTAA
- a CDS encoding ABC transporter ATP-binding protein — protein IIFQDPQTSLNPVFTIGNQIAETIEVHTPELKNKAKEITIDMLSKVGIQSAEQRFNQYPHELSGGQQQRAMIAMALACKPNLLIADEPTTALDVTVQAQILDLLANLQKDMGLSVIFISHDLNVLRDLTNQMAIMYAGRIIEHGESADIYSNPLHPYTKGLFETLPSMRGKGKRLDTIPGRVPEVWDLPEGCKFHPRCKFKMDICEKVEPKLETITGTQKTACHLYAPNKKS, from the coding sequence ATCATTTTCCAGGACCCCCAAACCTCGCTTAACCCTGTTTTCACAATTGGCAACCAAATCGCCGAAACTATAGAAGTTCACACGCCGGAGTTAAAAAACAAAGCAAAAGAAATTACCATTGACATGCTCTCTAAAGTCGGGATACAATCGGCAGAGCAAAGATTTAACCAGTACCCTCATGAACTTTCCGGCGGCCAGCAGCAAAGAGCCATGATCGCAATGGCGCTTGCCTGCAAACCAAATCTGCTCATAGCCGATGAACCAACAACCGCCCTTGATGTAACCGTCCAGGCGCAGATACTGGACCTCTTAGCCAATTTGCAAAAAGATATGGGCTTATCCGTAATATTCATTTCACATGATCTAAACGTATTGAGAGATTTAACCAACCAAATGGCAATTATGTACGCAGGCAGAATAATCGAGCACGGCGAAAGTGCTGATATATATTCAAACCCTTTGCACCCTTACACAAAAGGACTCTTTGAGACACTTCCATCAATGAGAGGCAAAGGAAAAAGATTGGATACAATTCCCGGAAGGGTTCCTGAGGTCTGGGATTTGCCTGAAGGATGCAAGTTTCACCCAAGGTGTAAATTTAAAATGGATATCTGCGAAAAAGTTGAACCGAAACTGGAAACAATAACAGGAACCCAGAAAACAGCTTGTCATTTATATGCTCCAAATAAAAAATCTTAA
- a CDS encoding ABC transporter permease — protein MFSELSKRLKTDWIAKISLVVIVIYFAIAFFAQIGLIFRDYDKTNYAESYQSPSAHHICGTDYLGRDVFSRIVHGSRVAISVGIVSSFIAIPIGVFLGSLSGYFGGKIDEFVVWIYTTLDSVPGLLLILALSLVLGRGLYAVYLAIGLTTWVSLCRLIRSEFIKHREREYVLAAKALGAGKTRQIFIHILPNVFHIVIINFSLRFVYAIQSEVILSYLGLGTQDLPSWGIMINDAKVELARGVWWQLAGATGAMFFLILAMNIFGDFLRDTLDPKLRGVS, from the coding sequence ATGTTCAGCGAACTTTCAAAAAGACTAAAAACAGATTGGATAGCAAAAATATCATTGGTAGTGATAGTTATTTATTTTGCGATAGCCTTTTTTGCCCAAATAGGGCTGATATTCAGAGATTACGACAAAACCAACTACGCTGAAAGCTACCAGTCGCCGTCTGCACATCATATTTGCGGAACTGACTATCTCGGAAGGGATGTTTTTTCAAGAATAGTTCACGGCTCAAGGGTCGCAATATCCGTAGGAATAGTTTCCTCATTTATAGCAATTCCTATCGGCGTTTTTTTAGGTTCCTTATCAGGATATTTCGGCGGTAAAATAGATGAATTTGTTGTTTGGATTTATACTACGCTTGATTCAGTCCCAGGGCTTCTGCTTATCCTCGCGTTAAGTTTAGTCCTGGGCCGGGGATTGTACGCGGTTTATCTGGCTATCGGGCTGACAACCTGGGTTTCTCTGTGCCGTCTTATCAGAAGCGAATTTATAAAACACCGCGAAAGAGAATATGTCTTGGCCGCTAAAGCTTTAGGAGCCGGAAAAACAAGGCAGATATTCATTCACATATTGCCGAATGTGTTTCATATTGTTATAATCAATTTCTCGCTGCGTTTTGTTTACGCCATACAATCAGAAGTTATTTTATCCTACCTCGGTTTGGGCACGCAGGATTTACCGAGCTGGGGCATAATGATAAACGACGCTAAAGTGGAACTTGCGCGCGGCGTCTGGTGGCAATTGGCTGGCGCAACCGGAGCAATGTTTTTTCTGATACTTGCAATGAACATTTTCGGAGATTTCCTGAGAGACACCCTGGACCCGAAACTTAGGGGCGTAAGTTGA
- a CDS encoding ABC transporter permease, whose protein sequence is MLNYIIRRILYSFPIIFGIVLITFILFNVVGGNPVYQMLGKHASQEQIKEFEHEYGFDKPLFIDFKALPEGQIIKAFDSQFLFFIKQIVTFDFGRSYATKQKISTMIMDGIIPSLSLAVPSFFIGVFLALVIALICAYYRNTLLDRFTVIASVLGMSISILAYIIGGQYMLAYRMGLFPISGFQYGFDGLKYLMLPMIIWIVTSLGSDVRFFRTVILDEVNQNYVRTAYAKGLSPKRVMFKHVLKNAMIPIITALVIVIPYLYTGSLLLENFFGIPGLGNMTINAISNSDFPIVKVMTFTGAILYVIFNTLSDILYSLVDPRVRLR, encoded by the coding sequence ATGCTAAATTACATAATTCGCAGGATTTTGTACTCATTTCCTATAATCTTTGGAATAGTCCTGATCACTTTCATATTATTTAACGTGGTCGGTGGCAATCCTGTTTATCAGATGCTGGGTAAACACGCCTCGCAGGAACAAATAAAAGAATTCGAGCATGAATACGGCTTTGACAAGCCTCTGTTTATTGATTTCAAAGCGCTTCCCGAAGGGCAAATCATAAAAGCGTTTGACTCCCAGTTTTTATTCTTCATCAAACAAATTGTAACATTTGATTTCGGCAGAAGTTACGCCACAAAACAAAAAATCAGCACGATGATTATGGATGGGATAATTCCGTCGCTTTCACTGGCTGTGCCTTCGTTTTTCATCGGTGTTTTTTTAGCGCTGGTAATCGCACTAATCTGCGCATATTATAGGAACACGTTATTGGACAGGTTTACGGTTATTGCAAGCGTTCTTGGGATGAGCATCAGTATCCTTGCTTACATTATCGGCGGCCAGTATATGCTCGCCTACAGAATGGGACTATTCCCGATATCAGGTTTCCAGTACGGGTTTGATGGTTTGAAATATCTTATGCTTCCTATGATTATATGGATTGTAACTTCCCTTGGTTCCGATGTGCGGTTCTTTCGAACCGTAATTCTCGATGAAGTAAACCAAAATTATGTACGCACTGCCTACGCGAAAGGGCTTAGCCCAAAAAGAGTCATGTTCAAACATGTCCTTAAAAACGCAATGATACCAATAATTACGGCTTTGGTTATTGTCATACCGTATCTTTACACTGGCTCTTTACTGCTGGAAAACTTTTTCGGAATTCCAGGGCTCGGCAATATGACTATCAATGCAATATCCAATTCAGATTTTCCGATAGTAAAAGTAATGACATTCACAGGCGCAATACTTTATGTAATATTCAATACACTTTCTGATATTTTGTATTCACTGGTTGACCCGCGGGTAAGACTAAGGTAA